The following DNA comes from bacterium.
GCCCCCCGCCGTGCAGCTTCCCATCACGGCCGCGATCTGCGGGATGCCCTCGGCGCTCATCCGCGCCTGGTTGTAGAAGATGCGCCCGAAATCATCCCGATCGGGGAAGACCTCATCCTGCATCGGGAGATAGGCGCCCCCCGAATCCACCAGATAGACGCAGGGCAGGCGGTTCTCCCGCGCGATCGCCTGGGCGCGCAGATGCTTCTTCACCGTGAGGGGAAAGTAGGTGCCCCCCTTCACCGTCGCATCGTTCGCCACAACGACCGCTTCGCGGCCCGCGATGCGCCCGATGCCGGTGACGATCCCGGCGGCGGGCACCGGGGTGCCGTAGACATCCTGCGCCGCAAGGGGGGAGAGTTCGAGAAAAAAACTTTCCGGGTCGATCAGCTCCCGGATGCGCTCGCGGGCCGTCATCTTCCCCCGGCTGCGGTGCTTCTCCACCGCCTCGGGCGGGCCGCCCTCCGCCGCCGCGGCGAGCGCCTCGCGGAGTTCCCCCACGAGGGCGCGGTAGCGCTTCTCCCGCTCGCGGAAGCCCGGCTCGGCCGTGCGGATGTCGGAGATGATCTTTTCCATGAAAGCGATTGTAGCCTGCCCGGGCGCCCCGGAAAAAGGGAGCGCGGCTAGCCGTAGGGGAAGATGAAGGGATACTCGGGAATGGCCAGCGCCGCCGCCGCTTTGCGGTCCGCCTCCGTCGCCCAGGCCATGAGAACGGGGCAGGGCGAAGCGTCCACCAGCGAGGCCGCCGTCCCGCCCATCGAAACGTCGATCGGGCCGCGCTTGCTGTGGGAGCCGATGATGAGCAGGTCGGCGCCGATGCTCTCCACGAAGTGGAGAATCTGCTCGTCCGGCTTTCCGCGGAAAAGCTGCGG
Coding sequences within:
- a CDS encoding universal stress protein; protein product: MSYSRIVLAVALQRYIDFTPIALRAREIAMGLAQSAGARLEVVSVEAPVALLPEVETLEEKLNRFMAPLGDAGVDAAPQLFRGKPDEQILHFVESIGADLLIIGSHSKRGPIDVSMGGTAASLVDASPCPVLMAWATEADRKAAAALAIPEYPFIFPYG